The following is a genomic window from Fusarium oxysporum Fo47 chromosome IV, complete sequence.
GCAGACTGTTCAAGAAAGTGAACGACTCTAGGGTGAACTCGTACTGGCAAAATGGTATAAGGAGCCATACCATTTTACAGTGGAAACCAGCAATTTTTTCTTCAGCTTTCTCGCTGCTTATTTACATCATATGTGTTAGAAACGGATTTTTTTTCATTATTTTGTTTAAAAAAGCTTGAGATCTCTTAGTCCGGTTCACCGCTCAGACTTCCACAAATTTGTCGAGGGTATTGTCTCTCGTGTCCCAGCTATCACAAGTTCGTAGTCCATCTTTATTGAAGTCTGTGAAACCTCAATACCCATCAATGTCCATATGAGTGCAAAACCAATAAGCTAGGTATTAACCCAACGATGTGCAAGGAGACCATGACGTCGCCATTCAACACAACTTCCTTCTGTCCGGTTCATCTCACCGCTTTACCAAGAACCTAAAGTGTCCTGCATTTTCCATGACACTTTCCTATAGAAAGCAGCCTTACTTGAAAGCCGAGGTCCCAATTAGCATCGTACTGTCACCTTCCAAGCTTAAATCTCCCCCAATGTCCTCATGATCAAAAGGGAAATGATATGCCACTATCCCCGCGTTCGGTCCCCATTCCCCCGAGACACCTTATCCTACCCTTCCGTACCTCAACGAATGATTTTAAACTTTGACACTAAAAATCGCTGAAACAATGCCGAGATCACCGAGTGCACCGCTCTTCGTGGCATCAATCCCAAACAAAATGGCATCTTTTCTAATAGCGGAACTTTAATACCTCGATTCCATCAATCGGCTTACTCGACCTGCATTACAAGTGCCGGCCCAATCCTGGCGGCTGTCTGGGGTCGATATGTTTTCTGAATGGTGGGAAAAGGCTTCATATCCCTGTTTCATCAGGCTTGGCACAGACGGAGAGCCGCCAGAATAGGTAAACGCGGAGTCTAGATCGCGAACCTTGTTTTGAAAAACGAATGATCAGCTGGATTGTCAGTTTGGGGGTTTAATTGATGCAATTCCATGGCTTGAAGTAGATATATACGGCTCTGGGCACTTCTTGGgtttcatcatcctctcatCAGTGTGTTTTATCTGAAAATCAAGTCATCATGAAGCTGTCTCTTTCGCTTGCGGCGCTCGCCGCTGGAGCTTTCCAGGTCGTGTCTGGCCAGACAGTGTACTTTGCTGGTAAGGGGATTAATAAGCGATGGTCTCGGAATAGACGCTGATCAGATGAAAAGGTGACTCCACCATGGCAAAGAATGGAGCCAACGACGGTGTAACCGACGGCTGGGGTAACTACATCGGCAAATATCTCACGGTCACAGCCGTCAACAAAGCCATTGGCGGCCGCTCAGCCCGCTCCTACACAAACGAGGGCCGCTTCACCGAGATCGTGAACCTCGTCAAGAAAGGCGACATCGTCGTCATTGAATTCGGCCACAACGACGGCGGTTCCCCCGAAAAGAACGACAACAACCGTTCCGACTGTCCCGGCGCCGGCACAGAAGTCTGCATCTCTGACAAGACGGGCGAGAAGGTGTACACATTCGTATTCTACGTCTCACAAGCCGCCAAAGCCCTCGTCGCCAAGGGCGCTACTGTGATTCTCAGCTCCCAGACTCCCAACAACCAATGGGAGACTGGAACGTTTGAGCCTGGTGCTCCTCGCTTCGTGGGATATGTTCCCACCGCTGCCAAGGCTTTGAACAGCCCTAGCGTTACTTACGTTGATCACTTTGCTGCTGTTACAAAGATGTACCAGAAGCTGGGTAATGCAAAGGTTAACTCTTTGTATCCTAAGGATCACACTCATACTAGTCCCGAGGCTGCTGACCTCATTGCCAAGGCTTTTGTTCAGGCTATTGATGAGGAGTTGAATGGAAAGACTAGCCTGAAGCCTTATATCAAGACTCCTGTTACCAAGGTGTACTAAGAGTTGAGTTTTTCGAGTGTCTGAAGTTGGATGATATGGGAAATTGTATAACTTTGTATATAATGGTCATGATCATGATACATAAAGACAGCGTATGAGATATTTGCTCAGTGACATAACTCTCGATCTTGACATTATTATCGTGAATCTTGTATTAAACCTTGGTTGCTCTCGATCGCGATAGACCAAACCTTCGTCATACTCTTCAGTTCCGGAGAACAACAGCCTCCTTAACGAATGATCCCTCAACTGCGACCTTGACCAAGAACCTTGCCACACTATTCGGCGTGGCACTATCAGACATACCCATTCCTTCACCAGCACTACCCAGcgtctcaacatccttgtCCGTCTCCTTCCCAAATTCTAGCCTCACAGGTCTCACGAGAGTCCAGTCCATTTCCGTCGACCGAATTTCCTTATCCAGCAGATTGTGATCCTCCAGAGCATACTTGATGTTAGTCCATCCCATGAACGCTCTGCTCACCCACGGAAGCTTACTCCACGAGTCTCCAACACCTGCTGTTGACATGACGACAATGCGCTTGATGCCAGCATCTTTCAGAACTTCACATGCATTGTCGCACGAGTCTGCCAGAAAGCGAGGTGGTGAAACTTGAGCTGCGAAGGGACTGTCTGATTTTCGGACCGTGTTGAGAGTCATGATCGCCGCAGACGGTATCAAGCCTGGAGCAGCTGTAAGAGCACGGCGGATATCGTCTTTGGAGAGCGGTGAGCCGGTGACGACAGTGAGGCCAGGCTGAAAAGAAACTTTGCTGGCGTCACGTACAAGTGCTACAGCGGTGTGGTTTTGAGAAAGAAGTTTGGAGACGACGTATTTGCCTGTTCGGCCTGTTGCGCCTAGGAGGAGGAAATGCATGACTAAAGAAGGAGGGTTTGTGTGATGAGGATTGTGATATATTAGCGACAATTTGTAGAAGGATGATACCTTCGATGGATGTTGAATGACGAGAGGAAAGCTGAATGTAATGAGAAAAGTATTCATGGTTTAATCACTTGTTTATATACTTGGACTTGCATGTTGGGCTGAACAGCGGAGTCAGCCTCTCATTGGTCGGTTCGGTCAGCATGCTTCTCTGGGATGAGCCGCATCTTACACACAGATCCAACTCGCGTCTCGGGCTTACAAATTCGTGTCGGACTTAGCAACAGAATATCGCGATATTTAATGACTCATTCGTTTATTGAGGTTGTTTTGCTAAGCTACTATCAATTCCCCGACGCATATCATAGTCCTTCAGTCGTTCGTTGACGAGATTCGCCAACTCTTGCAGTTGCTTGCTATCCTCCCTGAGCCTGGCATCAAGATCTGGGGTAGTTTCTAAAGTCCCAAGAAGAATGATTTTCAGTATTAAATACAAGATGCGCAGAAAGGTGTCAGAGATTGACTCGGGCTCTCCTGGTAGTGTCTCCTTTTGAAGAGTTTCAAGAGTACCGAGCCATGAGTCCAAGCCATCAAGCAAGCTCCGTCTTTCAGAAAGAAGTGAATGAGTTTCTTCCTCTGAATGGGTCTTTGTAACCCTTTCAAGAAGCGCAATAGTTGACGTCGCGACTTTCGTTAGTTCCGCTCGCATATTCGGTGCCAGTTTCCGATCATGAGTCTCAGTAGGTGGCGTCATTATGCTCGAAGATCCTGAGGGTTGTTGTTCTGTGAACTTGCAAGGTGCAGCGAAcaactttataataaagatgTCCAAGGAAGGCAGACCAGTATGACGTGCTGGCATTAGACCATCGGTAGTCAGATACGGTCTGGCGCGGTACTCGTGCAGGATACTCAGTCCACGAATTATATGGAGTCCCATGGCCGAGAAGTTACCCCGGACTTGCTCAACGCTGATCAAAACTTGGCAACAAAGGAGTGCGGACTTCAAGCTGTCGGGGCTGGGGTACGCGAGATTTGATGCAAGACTCGTCAAAGCCTTGCTATACTGTTGCAGGCCGAAGTTGTAGCTCAATCTCTGCTGCTCGTCGGTCTCAAATCCGTCTCCTGCTTTCTTTGACTCGAGATTTCCACGAAGGGCCCTGAGAGACAGCAGAGCATGGCGTATTGAATCGTTAGTCAAGCTAGCTTCGAGGACTTGCTCTGCTTCCTCATTGCAGCTCAGCTCAACGTCGAATATCGTCTTAGTCGAGAAATAACGATTGAGGTCGCCCGTACTCAGTGGAGGTTCTCCCACAACGTTATTATGCCTTGAAGCTGCAGCATCTGGCTTGCCGATCGGCTGCGGCGTGCTGGGAACCTGACTGGAGTAGGGTCTAAAGACAGACTCATAACCGTCGCATTTCCGACCAGTCCTGACACACTTCTCACAGAAGGGCTTAGTTTCGTCGCACTTGATCTTTCTGATTCTATTTTCGGTAAGTATGAGCCTTGCAAGCATGAGATGGTGGAGTCTTGACTGACCGGCATGTTGCGCAGCCCGTCTTCACCTTGGTTCGGCCTCGGGACGCTGGTTTTGGAGCATTCATGGCGCAAATCGTGATGTAGCTGAAGACTTGCGAGGtttgaaagagaaagaatgcCGAACAGACGAATGAACAGCTAAAGAGGTGACTTGTTCGAAGGATCGAGTCGCTTCGCACTAGTGATCGATCCAAGGTCAGGGTGGAAGGTCAGCGCTAACGGTATTGGGAACCAATAGCGAACAAGCCAATCGCTGTTGAGCAACTGCTCACTGAGCCAACTCGACTTCATTTGGTAGTAGACCAGGATCCACTCACGAGATCACTTTCGTAGGCGCCTCATGCCTAGCTGGAATTGATTAAAACGTTACCAGTTACGCAAGGCCAGAGAATGTAATGGAGCAAGTTGGTTCATAGAATACCGaggtcatcgtcatcgatgGTGAGGCTCTCGAATAGTCGGGACATACAAACTTAACTTCGGTTTATGAACATGAGACTAAGGGCGGATCATTCTATTCACAGCTATGATTCTATCATACGAATTCGTTGATACCATGCTAAACCCTTATGATTCCTACCCACAGCAGACCGCGATGTCACTCAAAAGACTGTGCCTGCGTCCAAAAGATTCCCAAGTCTCTGACTCATCCCCCCGCTGGCCCATCACTCTCTGATGTCCAAAGTAGTCGTCCATGAAGGTAATTTACTGGCGGAAATGCTCTTCAGCCTCCGCCAAGGGAAGCTCCTTAACCTCCACAGCCCCGGTGATACAAGTCGCCTTGATAGACTCCTCAAATTTAGTGCGGTCGACATTCCCATAAGACTGGACCCAGTCGTTGACAGTGGGAAAATCTGTGCCGCATCAAAGTTGTGCCCAATACATTTGAAGGCCAGTGGAGTGTCAGGGTCAGCTGGGCTAGCGGTAATTGGTTCACCGATATCATTAATTGAGTTGCGATTATAGATCAGCCAGACAGGATGCCCAGGCGCAACGGCATCGATGACAAGGACATACTCAGTGGGCTCCAAGGATGAGGTAGAAGTCTTGTCCTTACGTCGTTCCATCACCTGTCCAACAGTAAAGACCAGGGTAGGAAGAGAGTCTCCGGTTCCATGAAGGGCAGAAGCCTTGAGGAAAAGGGGTACCGGATGAAAGTCGCTGTCAATTGGTTGTTCATGGGCCCAGAACGTCAGGATATGGTGCCACGTTATAAGTGGCCTCATCATTGATGAGCAGATCAAAATAACCGATGTTGTTAACGACCAAgtcgagatcaagatggCAGACAGCTCTGACACTTACAAAGTCCGTGGTggcgagcttctcaagcCACGACTTGGGTGACTGACGAGG
Proteins encoded in this region:
- a CDS encoding SGNH hydrolase-type esterase domain-containing protein — encoded protein: MKLSLSLAALAAGAFQVVSGQTVYFAGDSTMAKNGANDGVTDGWGNYIGKYLTVTAVNKAIGGRSARSYTNEGRFTEIVNLVKKGDIVVIEFGHNDGGSPEKNDNNRSDCPGAGTEVCISDKTGEKVYTFVFYVSQAAKALVAKGATVILSSQTPNNQWETGTFEPGAPRFVGYVPTAAKALNSPSVTYVDHFAAVTKMYQKLGNAKVNSLYPKDHTHTSPEAADLIAKAFVQAIDEELNGKTSLKPYIKTPVTKVY
- a CDS encoding uncharacterized protein (expressed protein), which encodes MNAPKPASRGRTKVKTGCATCRIRKIKCDETKPFCEKCVRTGRKCDGYESVFRPYSSQVPSTPQPIGKPDAAASRHNNVVGEPPLSTGDLNRYFSTKTIFDVELSCNEEAEQVLEASLTNDSIRHALLSLRALRGNLESKKAGDGFETDEQQRLSYNFGLQQYSKALTSLASNLAYPSPDSLKSALLCCQVLISVEQVRGNFSAMGLHIIRGLSILHEYRARPYLTTDGLMPARHTGLPSLDIFIIKLFAAPCKFTEQQPSGSSSIMTPPTETHDRKLAPNMRAELTKVATSTIALLERVTKTHSEEETHSLLSERRSLLDGLDSWLGTLETLQKETLPGEPESISDTFLRILYLILKIILLGTLETTPDLDARLREDSKQLQELANLVNERLKDYDMRRGIDSSLAKQPQ